From the genome of Pygocentrus nattereri isolate fPygNat1 chromosome 25, fPygNat1.pri, whole genome shotgun sequence, one region includes:
- the bean1 gene encoding protein BEAN1, translating to MSSEASLLLAGIVIGLVLIISCITIIIGKLRKGNHKRNPNLRSSSLVGDRYFVGSNGELRPIRPDDSRTASDWDSYMETVSQNSDTCPDSPPRYDECVEQIAPPTYDPTEAPPPYSLTDPCRWDRTPSPPFYELQVALSSDASAYPIRQWDFRDWSIASVSPSPLPLEEAPPYEAVVVVSPSATDRH from the exons ATGAGCAGTGAGGCGAGCCTGCTGTTGGCCGGAATAGTTATCGGCCTTGTGCTCATCATCTCCtgcatcaccatcatcatcggCAAGCTGAGGAAGGGCAACCACAAGAGGAACCCAAACCTGCGCTCCAGCAGTCTCG TTGGAGACCGGTACTTCGTGGGCTCGAATGGGGAACTGAGGCCCATCCGTCCTGATGATTCTCGCACCGCGTCTGACTGGGACTCCTACATGGAGACGGTTTCCCAGAACAGCGACACGTGTCCGGACTCTCCGCCTCG GTATGACGAGTGCGTGGAACAGATCGCCCCTCCGACGTACGACCCCACAGAGGCTCCTCCGCCGTACTCCCTCACCGACCCGTGCCGGTGGGATCGAACGCCCTCCCCTCCCTTCTACGAGCTGCAGGTGGCGCTCTCTTCAGATGCTTCAGCTTATCCGATCAGACAGTGGGACTTCAGAGACTGGTCAATCGcgtccgtctctccctctccgctGCCCCTGGAGGAGGCGCCCCCCTACGAGGCCGTGGTGGTGGTCAGCCCCAGTGCCACAGACAGACATTAG